One Benincasa hispida cultivar B227 chromosome 5, ASM972705v1, whole genome shotgun sequence genomic window carries:
- the LOC120077057 gene encoding ankyrin repeat-containing protein BDA1-like isoform X1, with translation MDERLKAAATSGDIKSLYSIIGEDAYVLDCIDKVPFVDSPLHISASNGHVHFSLEMMRLKPSLAKKLNPKGYSPIHLAMKNDRTETVFRLADVDRDLVTLHGKKGLTPLHIAASKGKDKFLAKFLISYPESIKGLTDREESALHIAVKKDKIGALGILLEWTKQANMNSILNWSDDEGNNIMHVAALEGNNIMHLTATEGNNIRNLETLENKVKMVKLLLSYKVDIKSKNLEGLTAMDILRRGEFLRDKELREKLDGNHILKQPILAKLWSLVKAFFGLNNREILHTSKENRNAILVVSVLIATATYQVLLSLSDKDNEISPLKFEFEAINLRIDSYQLFKASNTMAFFSSMMEIFLHLPSDINYTLHLGVPLVTCYILLIPFRWSSFDLVHIAGGYIVLLVLSKIPNIAQKLRECFNTRKLIKINSLIKRSLSRDRELTEIRTEMRQHSN, from the exons ATGGATGAAAGGTTGAAGGCAGCTGCAACTTCAGGAGATATTAAATCCTTGTATTCAATAATTGGAGAAGATGCTTACGTTCTAGATTGCATAGACAAG gTGCCCTTTGTAGATTCTCCATTACACATCTCTGCATCAAATGGGCATGTCCATTTTTCTTTGGAGATGATGAGGTTGAAACCATCCTTAGCCAAGAAGCTTAACCCAAAGGGGTACAGTCCTATTCACCTAGCAATGAAAAACGACCGAACTGAGACCGTGTTTCGACTTGCCGACGTCGATCGAGATCTTGTAACCTTGCATGGGAAAAAGGGTTTAACTCCATTGCATATTGCAGCTTCAAAAGGAAAAGATAAATTCTTGGCTAAATTTTTGATCTCATATCCAGAATCTATAAAAGGATTGACTGATCGTGAGGAATCTGCTCTTCATATTGCTGTTAAAAAGGACAAAATTGGAGCTTTGGGAATCTTATTGGAGTGGACCAAGCAAGCAAACATGAACTCAATACTAAATTGGAGTGACGATGAAGGAAACAACATCATGCATGTCGCAGCACTTGAAGGAAACAACATAATGCATCTTACAGCAACTGAAGGAAACAACATCAGGAATCTTGAAACACTTGAAAACAAAGTTAAG ATGGTGAAGCTTCTTCTGAGCTACAAAGTAGATATCAAATCTAAGAATTTAGAAGGCTTGACGGCAATGGACATATTAAGACGAGGTGAATTTTTGAGAGACAAGGAGTTAAGAGAGAAGCTGGATGGTAACCACATTCTAAAACAACCCATACTCGCAAAGCTATGGTCATTAGTAAAGGCATTTTTTGGTTTAAACAATCGTGAGATTCTACACACATCTAAAGAGAATCGAAATGCTATATTAGTAGTTTCTGTGCTCATTGCAACTGCAACCTATCAAGTTCTCTTATCTCTATCAGACAAAGACAACGAAATTTCGCCTTTAAAATTCGAGTTTGAGGCCATAAATTTGAGAATTGATTCATACCAACTTTTCAAGGCGTCTAACACTATGGCCTTTTTTTCATCAATGATGGaaatttttcttcatcttccttcTGACATTAACTACACTTTGCATTTGGGTGTCCCTCTTGTTACATGCTATATATTGCTGATTCCTTTTCGGTGGTCATCTTTTGATTTAGTTCATATAGCTGGTGGTTATATTGTTTTGCTTGTTTTGTCCAAAATCCCAAACATTGCACAAAAGTTACGGGAATGCTTCAACACAAGGAAGTtgatcaaaattaattctctcataaaGCGCAGTCTCAGCAGGGATAGAGAATTGACTGAAATAAGAACAGAAATGAGACAGCACAGCAACTAA
- the LOC120077057 gene encoding ankyrin repeat-containing protein BDA1-like isoform X3, with product MDERLKAAATSGDIKSLYSIIGEDAYVLDCIDKVPFVDSPLHISASNGHVHFSLEMMRLKPSLAKKLNPKGYSPIHLAMKNDRTETVFRLADVDRDLVTLHGKKGLTPLHIAASKGKDKFLAKFLISYPESIKGLTDREESALHIAVKKDKIGALGILLEWTKQANMNSILNWSDDEGNNIMHVAALEGNNIMHLTATEGNNIRNLETLENKVKMVKLLLSYKVDIKSKNLEGLTAMDILRRGEFLRDKELREKLDVSAGIEN from the exons ATGGATGAAAGGTTGAAGGCAGCTGCAACTTCAGGAGATATTAAATCCTTGTATTCAATAATTGGAGAAGATGCTTACGTTCTAGATTGCATAGACAAG gTGCCCTTTGTAGATTCTCCATTACACATCTCTGCATCAAATGGGCATGTCCATTTTTCTTTGGAGATGATGAGGTTGAAACCATCCTTAGCCAAGAAGCTTAACCCAAAGGGGTACAGTCCTATTCACCTAGCAATGAAAAACGACCGAACTGAGACCGTGTTTCGACTTGCCGACGTCGATCGAGATCTTGTAACCTTGCATGGGAAAAAGGGTTTAACTCCATTGCATATTGCAGCTTCAAAAGGAAAAGATAAATTCTTGGCTAAATTTTTGATCTCATATCCAGAATCTATAAAAGGATTGACTGATCGTGAGGAATCTGCTCTTCATATTGCTGTTAAAAAGGACAAAATTGGAGCTTTGGGAATCTTATTGGAGTGGACCAAGCAAGCAAACATGAACTCAATACTAAATTGGAGTGACGATGAAGGAAACAACATCATGCATGTCGCAGCACTTGAAGGAAACAACATAATGCATCTTACAGCAACTGAAGGAAACAACATCAGGAATCTTGAAACACTTGAAAACAAAGTTAAG ATGGTGAAGCTTCTTCTGAGCTACAAAGTAGATATCAAATCTAAGAATTTAGAAGGCTTGACGGCAATGGACATATTAAGACGAGGTGAATTTTTGAGAGACAAGGAGTTAAGAGAGAAGCTGGATG TCTCAGCAGGGATAGAGAATTGA
- the LOC120077057 gene encoding ankyrin repeat-containing protein BDA1-like isoform X4 produces MDERLKAAATSGDIKSLYSIIGEDAYVLDCIDKVPFVDSPLHISASNGHVHFSLEMMRLKPSLAKKLNPKGYSPIHLAMKNDRTETVFRLADVDRDLVTLHGKKGLTPLHIAASKGKDKFLAKFLISYPESIKGLTDREESALHIAVKKDKIGALGILLEWTKQANMNSILNWSDDEGNNIMHVAALEGNNIMHLTATEGNNIRNLETLENKVKMVKLLLSYKVDIKSKNLEGLTAMDILRRVSAGIEN; encoded by the exons ATGGATGAAAGGTTGAAGGCAGCTGCAACTTCAGGAGATATTAAATCCTTGTATTCAATAATTGGAGAAGATGCTTACGTTCTAGATTGCATAGACAAG gTGCCCTTTGTAGATTCTCCATTACACATCTCTGCATCAAATGGGCATGTCCATTTTTCTTTGGAGATGATGAGGTTGAAACCATCCTTAGCCAAGAAGCTTAACCCAAAGGGGTACAGTCCTATTCACCTAGCAATGAAAAACGACCGAACTGAGACCGTGTTTCGACTTGCCGACGTCGATCGAGATCTTGTAACCTTGCATGGGAAAAAGGGTTTAACTCCATTGCATATTGCAGCTTCAAAAGGAAAAGATAAATTCTTGGCTAAATTTTTGATCTCATATCCAGAATCTATAAAAGGATTGACTGATCGTGAGGAATCTGCTCTTCATATTGCTGTTAAAAAGGACAAAATTGGAGCTTTGGGAATCTTATTGGAGTGGACCAAGCAAGCAAACATGAACTCAATACTAAATTGGAGTGACGATGAAGGAAACAACATCATGCATGTCGCAGCACTTGAAGGAAACAACATAATGCATCTTACAGCAACTGAAGGAAACAACATCAGGAATCTTGAAACACTTGAAAACAAAGTTAAG ATGGTGAAGCTTCTTCTGAGCTACAAAGTAGATATCAAATCTAAGAATTTAGAAGGCTTGACGGCAATGGACATATTAAGACGAG TCTCAGCAGGGATAGAGAATTGA
- the LOC120077057 gene encoding ankyrin repeat-containing protein BDA1-like isoform X2 encodes MMRLKPSLAKKLNPKGYSPIHLAMKNDRTETVFRLADVDRDLVTLHGKKGLTPLHIAASKGKDKFLAKFLISYPESIKGLTDREESALHIAVKKDKIGALGILLEWTKQANMNSILNWSDDEGNNIMHVAALEGNNIMHLTATEGNNIRNLETLENKVKMVKLLLSYKVDIKSKNLEGLTAMDILRRGEFLRDKELREKLDGNHILKQPILAKLWSLVKAFFGLNNREILHTSKENRNAILVVSVLIATATYQVLLSLSDKDNEISPLKFEFEAINLRIDSYQLFKASNTMAFFSSMMEIFLHLPSDINYTLHLGVPLVTCYILLIPFRWSSFDLVHIAGGYIVLLVLSKIPNIAQKLRECFNTRKLIKINSLIKRSLSRDRELTEIRTEMRQHSN; translated from the exons ATGATGAGGTTGAAACCATCCTTAGCCAAGAAGCTTAACCCAAAGGGGTACAGTCCTATTCACCTAGCAATGAAAAACGACCGAACTGAGACCGTGTTTCGACTTGCCGACGTCGATCGAGATCTTGTAACCTTGCATGGGAAAAAGGGTTTAACTCCATTGCATATTGCAGCTTCAAAAGGAAAAGATAAATTCTTGGCTAAATTTTTGATCTCATATCCAGAATCTATAAAAGGATTGACTGATCGTGAGGAATCTGCTCTTCATATTGCTGTTAAAAAGGACAAAATTGGAGCTTTGGGAATCTTATTGGAGTGGACCAAGCAAGCAAACATGAACTCAATACTAAATTGGAGTGACGATGAAGGAAACAACATCATGCATGTCGCAGCACTTGAAGGAAACAACATAATGCATCTTACAGCAACTGAAGGAAACAACATCAGGAATCTTGAAACACTTGAAAACAAAGTTAAG ATGGTGAAGCTTCTTCTGAGCTACAAAGTAGATATCAAATCTAAGAATTTAGAAGGCTTGACGGCAATGGACATATTAAGACGAGGTGAATTTTTGAGAGACAAGGAGTTAAGAGAGAAGCTGGATGGTAACCACATTCTAAAACAACCCATACTCGCAAAGCTATGGTCATTAGTAAAGGCATTTTTTGGTTTAAACAATCGTGAGATTCTACACACATCTAAAGAGAATCGAAATGCTATATTAGTAGTTTCTGTGCTCATTGCAACTGCAACCTATCAAGTTCTCTTATCTCTATCAGACAAAGACAACGAAATTTCGCCTTTAAAATTCGAGTTTGAGGCCATAAATTTGAGAATTGATTCATACCAACTTTTCAAGGCGTCTAACACTATGGCCTTTTTTTCATCAATGATGGaaatttttcttcatcttccttcTGACATTAACTACACTTTGCATTTGGGTGTCCCTCTTGTTACATGCTATATATTGCTGATTCCTTTTCGGTGGTCATCTTTTGATTTAGTTCATATAGCTGGTGGTTATATTGTTTTGCTTGTTTTGTCCAAAATCCCAAACATTGCACAAAAGTTACGGGAATGCTTCAACACAAGGAAGTtgatcaaaattaattctctcataaaGCGCAGTCTCAGCAGGGATAGAGAATTGACTGAAATAAGAACAGAAATGAGACAGCACAGCAACTAA